One window of the Archangium primigenium genome contains the following:
- a CDS encoding GNAT family N-acetyltransferase, whose product MSTEWRIRPIQARDDQAMAAVIRAVMPEFGADGPGFALHDVEVDGLSAAYALPGRAYWVVVDDADRVMGGGGIAPLDGGIPGICELRKMYFRPEARGRGLGERMLRQCLAFAREAGYRTCYLETLAGMTQAQTLYRRLGFQPRDTPLGATGHFGCDRWYTLELGTGG is encoded by the coding sequence ATGAGCACGGAATGGAGAATCCGCCCCATCCAGGCGCGGGACGATCAGGCGATGGCCGCGGTCATCCGCGCGGTCATGCCCGAGTTCGGCGCCGACGGCCCGGGCTTCGCCCTGCACGACGTGGAGGTGGACGGCCTGAGCGCCGCCTATGCGCTGCCGGGACGAGCCTATTGGGTGGTGGTGGACGACGCGGACCGGGTGATGGGCGGCGGGGGCATCGCGCCGCTGGACGGGGGCATCCCGGGCATCTGCGAGCTGCGCAAGATGTACTTCCGCCCGGAGGCGCGCGGCCGGGGCCTCGGCGAGCGGATGCTGCGCCAGTGCCTCGCCTTCGCGCGGGAGGCGGGCTACCGCACCTGCTACCTGGAGACGCTGGCGGGCATGACCCAGGCCCAGACGCTCTACCGGCGCCTGGGCTTCCAGCCGCGCGACACGCCCCTGGGCGCCACGGGCCACTTCGGGTGCGATCGCTGGTACACGCTCGAGCTGGGCACGGGCGGGTAA
- a CDS encoding DEAD/DEAH box helicase, with the protein MTALHATEVGRQVAFSGLLPSTASYLLEYLSLRGNELSALVPGGEQHPGDAMQLNYCLLNACLTAPEFSSNNRTRTIPYGFDETVQNERVERYASLLAEPTWQAYRSAANAATLLIDWSDGVPMNLLEGQLPGVRAGTIKGLCRDVSWVLSGLANILAAATKPTISVQERPLCLRAFSRPALSELRKLLAPIRRLQWRLDVGLPSAVLWMTRLKTATGERAVGRQEAFSLHQVGLGSFESLRRRSNWNTLVEILTADGVSNPHERAKEIQQLANNWHTTVRERHLQQQIDRVDEADRHLIEEFYRSRGKEFEVAFQNLLKRVGIEYKLFDADQKAGAFDYLLQFDERPDVVVECKTKQGKELVDLTAARVVLASSEQYGYRDNFCVTLCQPGVDPNVPENLESIARLCVVETHDLAEAFTRLMKDSMSLQSFHDWLTQPGQARMDTLMVHTRSAIEPETPGGEPI; encoded by the coding sequence ATGACGGCGCTCCATGCGACAGAGGTCGGACGGCAAGTCGCCTTTAGCGGACTGCTTCCGAGCACCGCCTCCTACCTCTTGGAATACCTGTCACTTCGTGGCAACGAACTCAGTGCGCTGGTGCCCGGTGGTGAGCAACACCCGGGCGACGCCATGCAACTGAACTACTGCCTGCTCAATGCATGCCTGACCGCGCCCGAGTTCTCCAGCAATAATCGGACACGCACGATTCCCTACGGCTTCGACGAAACCGTCCAGAACGAGCGGGTCGAGCGTTATGCCTCACTGCTCGCGGAGCCTACCTGGCAGGCGTATCGTTCCGCAGCGAACGCCGCCACCCTTCTCATCGACTGGAGCGATGGCGTGCCCATGAACCTCCTGGAGGGACAGCTTCCTGGAGTTCGGGCAGGCACCATCAAGGGCCTCTGCCGAGATGTCTCCTGGGTCCTCTCTGGACTCGCCAACATCCTCGCGGCGGCCACCAAACCGACAATCTCGGTCCAGGAGCGACCCCTGTGCCTGAGGGCTTTCTCGCGCCCCGCGCTCAGCGAACTGCGCAAGCTGCTTGCGCCAATACGCCGGCTCCAATGGCGCCTAGACGTCGGTCTTCCCTCTGCCGTTCTGTGGATGACCCGGCTCAAGACCGCGACCGGAGAGCGCGCTGTCGGTCGGCAAGAAGCGTTCTCCCTCCATCAAGTTGGCCTCGGCTCATTCGAGAGTCTTCGGAGACGAAGCAATTGGAACACTCTCGTTGAAATCCTGACCGCGGATGGCGTGAGTAATCCGCATGAGCGCGCCAAGGAAATCCAACAGCTCGCCAACAACTGGCACACCACCGTTCGCGAGCGGCATCTGCAGCAGCAGATTGACCGCGTTGACGAGGCGGATCGCCACTTGATCGAGGAGTTCTATCGCAGCCGAGGAAAGGAGTTTGAGGTCGCCTTCCAGAACCTTCTGAAGCGTGTGGGGATTGAATACAAGCTGTTCGACGCAGACCAGAAGGCAGGGGCGTTCGACTATCTACTCCAGTTCGACGAGCGGCCGGACGTCGTCGTGGAATGCAAGACCAAGCAGGGAAAAGAACTCGTTGACCTCACCGCCGCCCGGGTCGTCCTCGCGAGTTCAGAGCAATACGGCTATCGGGACAATTTTTGCGTGACGCTCTGCCAGCCGGGAGTCGATCCCAACGTCCCCGAGAACCTCGAATCCATCGCACGGCTGTGTGTCGTGGAAACCCATGATCTCGCTGAGGCATTCACCCGCCTCATGAAGGACTCCATGAGCCTTCAGTCGTTCCATGATTGGTTGACCCAACCCGGTCAGGCCCGGATGGACACACTCATGGTGCACACCCGCTCGGCCATCGAGCCCGAAACCCCTGGTGGGGAGCCGATATGA
- a CDS encoding M48 family metallopeptidase gives MGARSSSTIQAMTAVGFLLLFYAGALGVAGLLLALPYLLYTTHRFHALLTVLCLAGSGALVWSLWPRFERFVPPGLRLTEAEHPRLFAAIRDVAGRMGTRMPDAVYLVEDVNAYVLQVGGVLGLGGQRVLCVGLGLLAVDDLSQWRAAVAHEFGHFQGGDTRLVGLLCATRSAMIRTLGGWRFFSWVPETFLRLTQALSRRQELVADTWSVRLAGKRAHLSGLRWEALHARAWRRYLAREVLPLASRGVVPDNLFEGYRRYLASADWAEGLREWDAACEPASCPYDSHPSLEERIAFAERLEAPDVPPDERPAYTLLSDAEALERRFTARLWPRAVEFIPWSAAGEHWRALWNETASRVQARVPDFSLARVAALVKDAGAWEPFAEAIQPRLVGYRAPDRAERVREVVAGSVSAYLASILSAQGLAWRTSPGEPLRLDCAGEPVEPVALVDGLLAGTLGADTLERLRERLAVDADAAWRVPESARAEALEPRAPVTVERTGGAVVVRAPFSRLGLPECCALCGGERARHVETRFHVGGMLRDDGDVTLPVPVCQAHAHQPHKAFKVRHYEEESDLITLEVPTWEYARLIQRSNA, from the coding sequence TTGGGGGCTCGATCCTCCTCCACCATCCAGGCGATGACCGCCGTGGGCTTCCTGCTGCTGTTCTACGCGGGCGCCCTGGGCGTGGCGGGGCTGCTGCTGGCGCTGCCCTACCTGCTGTACACGACCCACCGCTTCCACGCGCTGCTCACCGTGCTGTGCCTGGCGGGCTCGGGCGCGCTCGTGTGGAGCCTCTGGCCGCGCTTCGAGCGCTTCGTGCCCCCGGGGCTCCGGCTCACCGAGGCGGAGCATCCCCGGCTGTTCGCCGCCATCCGCGACGTGGCCGGGCGCATGGGCACGCGCATGCCGGACGCCGTGTACCTGGTGGAGGACGTGAACGCGTATGTCCTCCAGGTGGGCGGCGTGCTCGGACTGGGCGGGCAGCGGGTGCTCTGCGTGGGCCTGGGCCTGCTCGCGGTGGACGACTTGTCGCAGTGGCGCGCGGCGGTGGCGCACGAGTTCGGCCATTTCCAGGGCGGGGACACGCGGCTCGTGGGGCTGCTGTGCGCCACGCGCTCGGCGATGATCCGCACCCTGGGCGGGTGGCGCTTCTTCTCCTGGGTCCCGGAGACCTTCCTGCGCCTGACGCAAGCCCTGAGCCGTCGGCAGGAACTGGTGGCGGACACGTGGAGCGTGCGGCTGGCGGGCAAGCGCGCGCACCTGTCCGGCCTGCGCTGGGAGGCCCTGCACGCGCGCGCCTGGCGCCGCTACCTGGCGCGCGAGGTGCTGCCCCTGGCGAGTCGGGGCGTGGTGCCGGACAACCTCTTCGAGGGCTACCGCCGCTACCTGGCGAGCGCGGACTGGGCCGAGGGCCTGCGGGAGTGGGATGCCGCGTGCGAGCCGGCGAGCTGCCCGTACGACTCGCACCCGAGCCTGGAGGAGCGCATCGCCTTCGCCGAGCGGCTGGAGGCGCCGGACGTGCCCCCGGACGAGCGGCCCGCGTACACCCTGCTGTCGGACGCGGAGGCGCTGGAGCGGCGCTTCACGGCGCGGCTGTGGCCGCGCGCGGTGGAGTTCATCCCCTGGAGCGCGGCGGGCGAGCACTGGCGGGCGCTGTGGAACGAGACGGCCAGCCGCGTCCAGGCGCGGGTGCCGGACTTCAGCCTGGCGCGCGTGGCGGCGCTGGTGAAGGACGCGGGCGCGTGGGAGCCCTTCGCGGAGGCCATCCAGCCGCGGCTGGTGGGCTACCGGGCGCCGGACCGGGCCGAGCGCGTGCGGGAAGTGGTGGCCGGCTCGGTGAGCGCGTATCTGGCGAGCATCCTCTCCGCGCAGGGCCTCGCGTGGCGCACCTCGCCGGGGGAGCCGCTGCGGCTCGACTGCGCGGGGGAGCCGGTGGAGCCCGTGGCCCTGGTGGACGGCCTGCTGGCGGGCACGCTCGGCGCGGACACGCTGGAGCGGCTGCGCGAGCGGCTGGCGGTGGACGCGGACGCGGCGTGGCGTGTGCCGGAGTCAGCGCGCGCCGAGGCGCTCGAGCCCCGGGCCCCGGTGACGGTGGAGCGCACGGGCGGCGCGGTGGTGGTGCGCGCGCCCTTCTCGCGCCTGGGCCTGCCCGAGTGCTGTGCCCTGTGCGGCGGCGAGCGCGCCCGCCACGTGGAGACGCGCTTCCACGTGGGCGGCATGCTGCGCGACGACGGCGACGTCACGCTCCCGGTGCCCGTCTGCCAGGCGCACGCGCACCAGCCGCACAAGGCCTTCAAGGTCCGCCACTACGAGGAGGAGTCGGACCTCATCACCCTGGAGGTGCCCACCTGGGAGTACGCGCGGCTCATCCAGCGCAGCAACGCGTGA
- a CDS encoding DEAD/DEAH box helicase, whose amino-acid sequence MKFSLPANHGLPDALLGDAELVPRTKEGAPSLTDVQHEALSQGVARGESLLVVAPTSTGKTLVGVWALSSWIFSRNSRRAVYLVTHRALARQKFEELLKLLCDRHLNKDRTSIVLANGDTVEDGAGNIPSEPLNSSILVATYEKYLAMISGTGISTDMSHCAIVCDEIQILGDENRGRNIEVLLTLLRKARWGQFIGLSAVIDARDARDLKDWLEVILIRLERREKHLHYECRTSTRALTFKTDQPEAGVSERNRSPQEGYNPDTVLMNLVQDKSNLPIVVFCMSKKRVEQSVQNYARVRGVRFSPKQPLLPPLREPTASARTLSSIIPQRFAFHTSDLLEEERIVVEEQLNSRKLDVVFATSTLAAGVNFPFKTAVFDDWKLWDSRSKSKKPLSASEFHNMAGRVGRMGSQHSHGSVIFMATDQFFERQTIATYLTPDQTTPLTPRIDPKVFSQLALQLVSSGVCQTADDIDEFLSGSFSAMRERGANRTGLAHWKESMRQAVLELKSWGFIL is encoded by the coding sequence ATGAAGTTTAGCCTACCCGCGAACCACGGTCTTCCTGATGCACTCCTCGGTGACGCGGAGCTCGTTCCCAGAACGAAAGAGGGCGCACCATCCCTGACCGACGTCCAGCATGAAGCATTGAGCCAGGGAGTTGCGCGAGGCGAGTCCCTGCTCGTCGTGGCACCGACGTCCACGGGAAAAACCCTCGTCGGCGTGTGGGCCCTGTCCAGTTGGATCTTCTCGCGCAACTCCCGCCGCGCCGTGTATCTGGTCACGCATCGCGCATTGGCCAGGCAGAAGTTCGAGGAACTTTTGAAGCTTCTGTGTGACCGCCACCTGAATAAGGACAGGACGAGCATCGTCCTGGCGAACGGCGATACCGTCGAGGATGGTGCGGGAAACATTCCGTCGGAGCCCTTGAACTCGTCCATCCTCGTCGCAACCTACGAGAAGTATCTCGCGATGATTTCTGGCACGGGCATCAGCACGGACATGTCCCACTGCGCCATCGTCTGCGACGAAATTCAAATCCTTGGGGATGAGAATCGGGGCCGTAACATCGAGGTCTTGCTGACACTCCTCCGGAAGGCGCGCTGGGGACAGTTTATCGGCCTCTCAGCGGTCATCGACGCGCGCGATGCGAGAGACTTGAAGGACTGGCTCGAAGTCATCCTCATCCGGCTCGAACGCCGGGAGAAGCACCTCCATTACGAATGCCGGACTTCCACACGGGCGCTCACATTCAAGACGGATCAGCCGGAAGCAGGTGTTTCCGAGAGGAACCGTTCACCCCAGGAAGGGTACAACCCCGACACGGTGCTCATGAACCTGGTACAGGACAAGTCGAACCTGCCCATCGTGGTCTTCTGTATGTCCAAGAAGCGGGTAGAACAATCCGTCCAGAACTATGCCCGGGTCCGAGGAGTGCGCTTCTCGCCCAAGCAACCGCTTCTTCCCCCTCTGAGAGAACCCACAGCATCCGCGAGGACACTGTCCAGCATCATTCCTCAGCGGTTCGCCTTTCACACCTCCGACCTGCTTGAGGAAGAACGGATCGTGGTGGAGGAGCAACTAAACTCAAGAAAACTCGATGTGGTCTTCGCGACCAGCACCCTGGCAGCCGGGGTCAACTTCCCCTTCAAAACAGCGGTCTTCGACGACTGGAAATTGTGGGACAGCCGGAGCAAATCCAAGAAGCCCCTGTCCGCGAGCGAATTCCACAACATGGCCGGCAGAGTCGGGCGCATGGGTTCCCAGCACTCGCATGGGAGCGTTATCTTCATGGCCACGGATCAATTCTTTGAGCGACAGACCATCGCGACTTATCTCACTCCCGATCAGACCACTCCCCTCACTCCTCGGATTGATCCGAAGGTATTCAGTCAACTGGCGCTTCAACTCGTCTCCTCGGGCGTGTGCCAGACCGCAGATGACATCGACGAATTTCTCTCGGGTAGCTTCAGCGCGATGAGGGAACGAGGGGCCAACCGCACCGGACTTGCCCACTGGAAGGAATCCATGAGACAAGCCGTCCTCGAACTCAAGTCGTGGGGATTCATCCTATGA
- a CDS encoding AMP-dependent synthetase/ligase — MSDTSQLKEFAGQGHVSLPPDGHLLQPLLKHARETPDKVLFSRRVGDRFEPLTVKEIVDTVRRVARGLLSLGVEPGQRVALMSKTRVEWALLDFAILATGATTVPIYETSSADQVEWILQDSGARIAFFETDALHALYRKAQDRLPECQHTFVIDQAALEHLQKLGDAVDEARLEERLAALTPAILATLIYTSGTTGRPRGCELTHGNIRVNSLQVLDHVGRVFSGEDRTLLFLPLAHALAKILFLASVERGVSIAFATSAGKLVEELALVKPTWFGTVPRVLEKVFQTARQKAEQAGKERVFDQAVETAVQYSRDRAEGRLGLVTRIKHAVFDRLVYATLRRILGGQLRFLVSGGGPLQERLNHFYNGVGVKVLEGYGMTETSPVMTVNADHANRIGTVGQAVAGTTVRIAEDGEILVQGPQVLRGYWHNEAATKNAFTEDGWLKTGDLGRLDAQGFLRITGRKKEILVTAAGKNVAPGPLEDRIREHPLVSQAMVVGEGKPFVAALVTLDPGAFTHWCKKNGKEGQTLEALTEDPTLRAEVEQAVEGANRSVSRAESIRKFAILAHDFTIDRNELTPSLKVRRHVVSEHYAPVIEALFAKGGGD; from the coding sequence ATGAGCGACACCTCGCAACTCAAGGAATTCGCGGGACAGGGTCACGTGTCCCTTCCCCCGGACGGCCACCTGCTCCAGCCCCTGCTGAAGCACGCGCGCGAGACGCCGGACAAGGTCCTGTTCTCGCGCCGCGTGGGCGACCGCTTCGAGCCCCTGACGGTGAAGGAGATCGTCGACACGGTGCGCCGGGTGGCGCGGGGCCTCCTCTCGCTCGGCGTGGAGCCCGGCCAGCGCGTGGCCCTCATGTCCAAGACGCGCGTGGAGTGGGCGCTGCTCGACTTCGCCATCCTCGCCACCGGCGCCACCACCGTGCCCATCTACGAGACCTCGTCCGCGGATCAGGTGGAGTGGATCCTCCAGGACAGCGGCGCGCGGATCGCCTTCTTCGAGACCGATGCCCTGCACGCCCTCTACCGCAAGGCGCAAGACCGGCTGCCGGAGTGCCAGCACACCTTCGTCATCGATCAGGCCGCGCTCGAGCATCTGCAGAAGCTCGGCGACGCGGTGGACGAGGCCCGGCTCGAGGAGCGACTGGCGGCGCTCACCCCCGCGATCCTCGCCACGCTCATCTACACCTCGGGCACCACCGGTCGGCCCCGGGGCTGCGAGCTCACCCACGGCAACATCCGCGTCAACTCCTTGCAGGTGCTCGACCACGTGGGCCGCGTGTTCAGCGGAGAGGATCGCACCCTGCTCTTCCTGCCCCTGGCCCACGCGCTCGCGAAGATCCTCTTCCTCGCGTCCGTGGAGCGCGGCGTGTCCATCGCCTTCGCCACCAGCGCCGGCAAGCTCGTGGAGGAGCTCGCCCTGGTGAAGCCCACCTGGTTCGGCACCGTGCCGCGCGTGCTGGAGAAGGTGTTCCAGACGGCGCGGCAGAAGGCCGAGCAGGCCGGCAAGGAGCGCGTGTTCGACCAGGCCGTGGAGACGGCCGTGCAGTACTCGCGCGATCGCGCCGAGGGTCGGCTGGGGCTCGTCACGCGCATCAAGCACGCCGTGTTCGATCGGCTCGTGTACGCCACGCTGCGCCGCATCCTCGGCGGCCAGCTGCGCTTCCTCGTGTCGGGCGGCGGGCCGCTGCAGGAGCGGCTCAACCACTTCTACAACGGCGTGGGCGTGAAGGTGCTCGAGGGCTACGGCATGACGGAGACGAGCCCGGTGATGACCGTCAACGCCGACCACGCCAATCGCATCGGCACGGTGGGTCAGGCGGTGGCGGGCACCACGGTGCGCATCGCCGAGGACGGGGAGATCCTCGTCCAGGGGCCCCAGGTGCTGCGCGGCTACTGGCACAACGAGGCGGCCACGAAGAACGCCTTCACCGAGGACGGCTGGCTCAAGACGGGCGACCTCGGCCGCCTGGATGCCCAGGGCTTCTTGCGCATCACCGGCCGCAAGAAGGAGATCCTCGTCACGGCCGCGGGCAAGAACGTGGCGCCCGGCCCCCTGGAGGACCGCATCCGCGAGCACCCGCTCGTCAGCCAGGCCATGGTGGTGGGCGAGGGCAAGCCGTTCGTCGCGGCGCTCGTGACGCTGGACCCCGGGGCCTTCACGCACTGGTGCAAGAAGAACGGCAAGGAAGGCCAGACGCTGGAGGCCCTGACCGAGGACCCCACGCTGCGCGCCGAGGTGGAGCAGGCCGTGGAGGGCGCCAACCGCTCGGTGTCGCGCGCCGAGTCCATCCGCAAGTTCGCCATCCTCGCCCACGACTTCACCATCGACCGCAACGAGCTGACGCCCTCCCTCAAGGTGCGGCGCCACGTGGTCAGTGAACACTACGCCCCGGTCATCGAGGCCCTCTTCGCCAAGGGCGGCGGTGACTAG
- a CDS encoding GAF domain-containing protein — MSVEAFAKVTEASKLLVEQGFAGPAVTKALELVGRALGVDRALIYENSTETMPGKRLAPLRHAWGSAPMPPLLRTFPLRDQMPGWVEILSRGQPLWELTRNVPGSLNVNLEAQGVRSVLLSPINVGTVNAPWWGFLRLDDCKSERRWPDAELTVIKTLSRSLSNALRQDLRREAMAQTREDLRTMMAICATGTR; from the coding sequence ATGTCCGTCGAAGCGTTCGCGAAGGTGACCGAAGCCTCCAAGTTATTGGTGGAGCAAGGATTCGCGGGACCCGCGGTGACGAAGGCGCTGGAGCTGGTGGGCCGGGCGCTGGGGGTGGATCGGGCGCTCATCTACGAGAACAGCACCGAGACGATGCCCGGCAAGCGGCTGGCGCCCCTGCGGCACGCCTGGGGCTCGGCGCCCATGCCGCCCCTGCTGCGCACCTTCCCGCTGAGGGATCAGATGCCCGGCTGGGTGGAGATCCTCTCGCGGGGCCAGCCCCTGTGGGAGCTGACGCGCAACGTGCCGGGCTCGCTCAACGTGAACCTGGAGGCGCAAGGGGTGCGCTCGGTGCTGCTCAGCCCCATCAACGTGGGCACGGTGAACGCGCCCTGGTGGGGCTTCTTGCGGCTGGACGACTGCAAGAGCGAGCGGCGCTGGCCGGACGCGGAGCTCACGGTGATCAAGACGCTGTCGCGCTCGCTGTCCAACGCGCTGCGCCAGGACTTGCGGCGCGAGGCCATGGCCCAGACGCGCGAGGACCTGCGCACGATGATGGCCATCTGCGCGACGGGCACGCGCTGA
- a CDS encoding GIN domain-containing protein produces MRMRSWSARTRVWAGVVGLALTGCGEEGGARDHGSGRIVDKELAVTGFTGVRVSFGVHADITVGEPERVVLRGDDNLLERLQPKVVQGQLVLQRDALWEQNPPTPTEPLRLTVVTPRFNRLQASAGARARAVGVDSADFALDVSSGAQVALAGEAGRLSLEASSQGDADLRELVLQELHVQASSGARVHANVTGAVSGELSSGARLVCEGQPEVRLVSTSSGSDVNYP; encoded by the coding sequence ATGCGGATGCGCTCGTGGAGTGCCCGGACGCGGGTGTGGGCGGGAGTGGTTGGGTTGGCGCTCACCGGCTGCGGCGAGGAGGGCGGTGCGCGGGACCATGGCAGCGGCCGCATCGTGGACAAGGAGCTGGCGGTGACGGGCTTCACCGGCGTGCGGGTGAGCTTCGGGGTGCACGCGGACATCACCGTGGGCGAGCCCGAGCGGGTGGTGCTGCGCGGGGACGACAACCTGCTCGAACGGCTGCAGCCCAAGGTGGTGCAGGGCCAATTGGTGCTGCAGCGCGACGCGCTCTGGGAGCAGAACCCGCCCACGCCCACCGAGCCCCTGCGCCTCACGGTGGTGACGCCGCGCTTCAACCGGCTCCAGGCGAGCGCGGGGGCGCGGGCGCGGGCGGTGGGGGTGGACTCGGCGGACTTCGCGCTGGACGTGAGCAGTGGCGCCCAGGTGGCCCTGGCGGGCGAGGCGGGCCGGCTCTCCCTGGAGGCGTCGAGTCAGGGGGACGCGGACCTGCGCGAGCTCGTGCTCCAGGAACTCCACGTGCAGGCGAGCAGCGGGGCGCGGGTGCACGCCAACGTCACCGGGGCGGTGTCGGGCGAGCTGTCGAGCGGCGCGCGGCTCGTGTGCGAGGGCCAGCCCGAGGTCCGCCTGGTGTCCACGTCGAGTGGTTCGGACGTCAACTATCCCTGA
- a CDS encoding phospholipase D-like domain-containing protein, producing the protein MSLPPGFEAFSHALYQSTCLRPQPGHQVELVNNGLVFDQICDAIRKAKESVHIVVFIWRKCEPSDRIVEALLERAKEGVSCRVVVDPWGSEVENFGPTVEQRLRQGGVEVHYFRPLSERWLGRIFGRTHHKLVIVDGKVGFTGGFGIWKSWVGDGLCPTEWRDTNVRVEGPSVHEMQLAFARMWQECGGALLPESCFPPLPARGNAHASFIESSGVSGISDAERMLRMVFAAARERLWISNAYFTPPKAILEQLLEKRRQGVDVRVLAAGPVHDWRIVRASQRATYEKLLKGGIRIWEYQPSMLHSKTVLVDDWLGVVGSTNLDALSLHRMREGSLVVADRNLATGLEAGWHQDMNCAKEITLNRGGRGHTNPWRRFARRVTQLLALDR; encoded by the coding sequence ATGAGCTTGCCTCCGGGGTTCGAGGCCTTCAGCCACGCGCTCTACCAGTCCACGTGCCTGCGTCCCCAGCCGGGACACCAGGTGGAGCTGGTGAACAACGGGCTGGTGTTCGATCAGATCTGCGACGCCATCCGCAAGGCCAAGGAGTCGGTGCACATCGTCGTCTTCATCTGGCGCAAGTGCGAGCCGTCCGACCGCATCGTGGAGGCGCTGCTCGAGCGCGCCAAGGAAGGCGTGTCGTGCCGCGTGGTGGTGGACCCCTGGGGCAGCGAGGTGGAGAACTTCGGCCCCACGGTGGAGCAGCGGCTGCGGCAGGGCGGCGTGGAGGTGCACTACTTCCGGCCGCTGTCGGAGCGCTGGCTGGGCCGCATCTTCGGGCGCACGCACCACAAGCTCGTCATCGTGGACGGCAAGGTGGGCTTCACCGGGGGCTTCGGCATCTGGAAGTCGTGGGTGGGGGACGGCCTGTGCCCCACCGAGTGGCGCGACACCAACGTGCGCGTGGAGGGCCCGTCGGTGCACGAGATGCAGCTGGCCTTCGCGCGCATGTGGCAGGAGTGTGGCGGCGCGCTGCTGCCGGAGAGCTGCTTTCCGCCCCTGCCGGCGCGCGGCAACGCGCACGCGAGCTTCATCGAGAGCTCGGGCGTGTCGGGCATCTCCGACGCCGAGCGCATGCTGCGCATGGTGTTCGCCGCCGCGCGCGAGCGGCTGTGGATCTCCAACGCCTACTTCACGCCGCCCAAGGCCATCCTGGAGCAGCTCCTGGAGAAGCGCCGCCAGGGCGTGGACGTGCGGGTGCTCGCCGCGGGCCCGGTGCATGACTGGCGGATCGTCCGCGCCTCCCAGCGCGCCACCTACGAGAAGCTGCTCAAGGGCGGCATCCGCATCTGGGAGTACCAGCCCTCCATGCTGCACTCCAAGACGGTGCTCGTGGACGACTGGCTGGGCGTGGTGGGCTCCACCAACCTGGACGCGCTGTCCCTGCACCGCATGCGCGAGGGCTCGCTCGTGGTGGCCGACCGCAACCTCGCCACGGGCCTGGAGGCGGGCTGGCACCAGGACATGAACTGCGCCAAGGAGATCACCCTCAACCGCGGCGGCCGGGGCCACACCAACCCCTGGCGCCGCTTCGCGCGGCGGGTGACGCAGCTGCTCGCGCTGGACCGCTAG
- a CDS encoding endonuclease III domain-containing protein, with product MASGGPWEPFDIDTALERVRTAIQGYAAAAMFELAERGHASLFEQLVACLLSIRTRDEVSLPVSLQLLARAATPEAMRQLGPERIEALIRPVTFPEPKARTIHALATRTVEEFGGTLPADARVLRSLHGVGPKCAHLALGVAWGQEYISVDIHVHRVTNRWGYVHARTPERTLDALEAKLPRRHWVELNRLLVPFGKHVCTGTRPHCATCPVRAMCPRVGV from the coding sequence ATGGCGTCAGGAGGTCCTTGGGAGCCCTTCGACATCGACACGGCGCTGGAGCGGGTGCGCACCGCCATCCAGGGGTACGCGGCCGCCGCCATGTTCGAACTGGCGGAGCGCGGGCACGCGAGCCTCTTCGAGCAGCTGGTCGCCTGCCTGCTGTCCATCCGCACCCGCGACGAGGTGTCCCTGCCGGTGTCGCTCCAGCTGCTCGCCCGCGCCGCCACGCCCGAGGCGATGCGCCAGCTCGGCCCCGAGCGCATCGAGGCCCTCATCCGGCCCGTCACCTTCCCCGAGCCCAAGGCGCGCACGATCCACGCGCTCGCGACCCGGACGGTGGAGGAGTTCGGGGGGACGTTGCCGGCGGACGCGCGAGTGCTGCGCTCCCTGCACGGCGTGGGGCCCAAGTGCGCGCACCTGGCGCTCGGTGTCGCGTGGGGTCAGGAGTACATCAGCGTGGACATCCACGTGCACCGCGTCACCAACCGCTGGGGCTACGTGCACGCGCGCACGCCCGAGCGCACCCTGGACGCCCTCGAGGCGAAGTTGCCCCGGCGTCACTGGGTGGAGCTCAACCGGCTGCTGGTGCCCTTCGGCAAGCACGTGTGCACCGGCACGCGGCCCCACTGCGCCACGTGCCCGGTGCGTGCCATGTGCCCCCGCGTGGGCGTGTGA